One genomic window of Bactrocera dorsalis isolate Fly_Bdor chromosome 4, ASM2337382v1, whole genome shotgun sequence includes the following:
- the LOC105232078 gene encoding putative ATP-dependent RNA helicase DHX57 has protein sequence MEPEQDENWYLRPLCDPRTTNAPIKVAPTKVAVKTELQELRLSEDSQKMTMETLRAIHGPDFRLNDASVYSDRGSHMKKAYWEDRGTLVVHSVTNYSADSQKAETPEDRLRRFALLKLENYGFAALHCAEAFDHCNGDTDAALLLLYRKYMRVLATQTDDEANEFLNNDISKEDLLEMRNDEKAALESIYDTAFEEKEKNTVWSLKFKIDHLLIHSPSERRKRTGIPDQAAQQKAKPTVNGKARCRNFDSNGTCRFGNKCRFAHLAPVVEEGEGQRKKHEDFLDGNEEYNWFFLEIRFPPDTKYPYEAPFIYLKTTCHDLPRDILLLVARRLYCEARNICADGMGCVYSICEAIQSEEAYSQLPKGDAYPFPSDAKSLFASDSDVETTANGGAPEVLPTHYERGQTSHAEQQRSTKQTENEDRVLLRKFLQRQEDERYRKMMLGRRNLPAFEKMLEILDLIEKSQVIVISGETGCGKSTQVPQFILDNWLFHASKLKDSSKIPHVEVVCTQPRRLSAIGVAERVADERTERVGQTVGYQIRLENKISSTTRLTFCTTGILLRRLTADPLLSTVSHVIVDEVHERSEESDFLLMILKDLLKDRPELKVILMSATLNAKLFSEYFGGAPVLDIPGRTFHVEQLFLEDILEVCDYVMECDSQYCRKITKKEEEELMRELEYSDVKSEAAEPARSIKDDKLTLAQMYGRYSDYSKKTCKSIYLMEPMKINPELVESVLKYIVEGEHNWPKEGTILVFLPGLQEIQTVHEALGDSALFGNRSGNFIVIPLHSSLSSEEQSSIFRPAPKGKRKIVLSTNIAETSLTIDDCVFVVDYGLMKEKRFDANRNMESLELVWVSRANAMQRKGRAGRVMPGVCIHLYTGHRFRHNFLAQPVPEIHRVPLEQLVLRIKTLPCFSTKNTLEVLGRTLEPPTEENILSAVRRLQDVGALDETQDLTALGHHLSALPVDVRIGKLMLYGAIFQCLDSVLTIAACLSHKSPFVSPFNKRAEAEKRKREFAICNSDHLTMLLAYKKWLEVSRRNFYASRNYADEHFLSLKTLETISEVKYQFLELLVSIGFVPINIPRKRKNASDNILDLTGADLNVNGDNNRLLISLLYAALYPNIVKVLTPERSYISTVGGAMAKMHTAKDLRFKTRQDGFVAIHPSSVNAIVGSFQSPFLIYQEKVKTSRIFIRECSMLPLVPLVLFAGSDFKIELHGGDFVFLLEEDWIILKAHTHETAEMIQCLRLELLKLLEEKISDPCLNLLNHENGLKIIKTIVHLITNNN, from the exons ATGGAACCTGAGCAAGACGAAAACTGGTACCTCCGCCCACTCTGCGACCCGCGAACAAC taATGCCCCTATCAAAGTTGCGCCTACCAAAGTTGCTGTGAAGACTGAATTGCAAGAATTGCGTCTGTCCGAAGATTCACAAAAAATGACAATGGAGACACTGCGGGCGATACATGGCCCCGATTTTCGTCTTAATGACGCATCAGTTTATAGCGATCGGGGTAGTCATATGAAAAAAGCTTATTGGGAAGATCGTGGAACATTAGTTGTACATAGTGTCACCAACTACTCAGCCGACAGTCAGAAGGCAGAAACTCCAGAAGACCGTTTGCGGCGTTTCGCTTTGCTAAAGTTGGAAAATTATGGCTTCGCGGCTTTGCATTGCGCAGAAGCTTTTGATCACTGCAATGGAGATACCGATgctgcgttgttgttgctttatcgTAAATATATGCGTGTACTAGCCACTCAAACAGATGACGAAGCTAACGAGTTCTTGAATAATGATATAAGCAAAGAAGATCTCTTGGAAATGCGTAACGATGAAAAGGCAGCTTTAGAATCTATTTATGATACAGCTTTTGAGGAAAAGGAGAAAAATACGGTTTGGagtttgaaattcaaaatagaTCATTTACTGATACATAGTCCGTCAGAGAGACGAAAACGTACTGGTATACCCGACCAAGCAGCGCAGCAGAAAGCGAAACCAACAGTCAATGGAAAGGCCCGTTGTCGTAATTTTGACAGCAATGGCACATGTCGTTTCGGCAACAAATGCCGCTTTGCACATTTAGCGCCCGTTGTAGAAGAAGGAGAGGGACAGCGGAAAAAACACGAAG ATTTTCTCGATGGCAACGAAGAGTACAATTGGTTTTTTCTTGAAATACGATTTCCACCCGATACTAAGTACCCATACGAAGCACCATTTATCTACCTCAAAACAACATGCCACGATCTACCACGTGATATATTGTTACTTGTAGCGCGCCGTTTATATTGTGAGGCACGCAACATTTGCGCCGATGGCATGGGCTGTGTTTATAGCATTTGCGAAGCTATACAAAGCGAAGAGGCGTACTCACAACTGCCGAAAGGCGATGCCTATCCATTTCCTTCAGATGCCAAATCACTTTTCGCCAGTGATAGCGACGTTGAAACCACAGCAAATGGCGGCGCGCCTGAAGTACTGCCAACACACTATGAACGAGGTCAAACGTCCCATGCCGAACAACAGCGTTCCACCAAACAAACCGAAAATGAAGATCGCGTGTTGCTGCGAAAATTTCTACAACGACAGGAAGACGAAAGATACCGTAAAATGATGTTGGGACGTCGGAATTTGCCTGCTTTCGAGAAAATGCTTGAAATACTGGATTTAATAGAAAAGTCGCAG GTCATTGTGATATCAGGCGAGACCGGCTGTGGAAAGTCCACACAAGTACCGCAATTCATACTCGACAATTGGCTATTTCATGCATCCAAACTTAAGGATTCCAGCAAAATACCACACGTGGAAGTAGTGTGCACGCAACCACGACGCCTTTCAGCGATAGGTGTGGCAGAGCGTGTAGCCGATGAGCGCACCGAACGTGTGGGTCAAACGGTGGGCTACCAAATACGtctagaaaataaaatttcatctaCCACACGTCTAACTTTTTGCACCACCGGTATCCTCTTGCGACGTCTCACTGCCGATCCACTGCTTAGTACCGTTTCGCATGTTATTGTCGACGAGGTGCATGAAAGAAGTGAAGAATCCGATTTTCTACTTATGATACTTAAGGACCTGCTCAAAGATAGACCTGAACTTAAAGTGATACTCATGTCTGCCACCCTAAATGCCAAATTGTTTTCAGAATATTTTGGTGGTGCACCAGTGTTGGATATACCTGGGCGCACATTCCACGTCGAGCAATTATTTCTCGAAGATATTCTGGAAGTATGTGATTATGTAATGGAATGTGATTCGCAGTATTGTCGTAAAATTACCAAAAAGGAGGAAGAAGAGCTAATGCGTGAATTAGAATACTCGGATGTAAAGTCAGAAGCTGCCGAGCCTGCCAGGAGCATAAAAGATGACAAGCTCACGTTGGCGCAGATGTATGGGCGTTACAGTG attatTCGAAGAAAACTTGTAAAAGCATCTACCTAATGGAACCAATGAAAATCAATCCCGAATTAGTGGAGTCTGTGCTGAAATACATTGTGGAAGGGGAGCATAACTGGCCCAAGGAAGGCACAATATTAGTATTTTTACCGGGTCTTCAAGAAATACAAACCGTGCATGAAGCGCTTGGCGATAGCGCTCTCTTTGGAAACAG AAGCGGTAACTTCATCGTCATACCGCTACACTCATCGCTCTCCAGCGAAGAGCAGTCGTCCATTTTCCGACCAGCACCGAAAGGTAAACGAAAAATCGTGCTTAGCACTAATATTGCCGAGACTTCGCTCACCATCGACGACTGCGTATTCGTTGTGGACTACGGTTTGATGAAAGAGAAGCGCTTCGATGCCAATCGTAACATGGAATCGCTGGAGTTAGTCTGGGTATCACGCGCCAACGCAATGCAACGTAAAGGACGCGCCGGACGCGTCATGCCAGGTGTTTGCATACATCTCTACACGGGTCATCGTTTCCGGCACAACTTCCTAGCACAACCTGTGCCGGAGATACATCGTGTACCTTTGGAACAGCTCGTGTTGCGCATAAAAACCTTGCCTTGCTTCAGCACTAAAAATACGCTGGAGGTGTTGGGACGTACACTGGAACCGCCCACCGAGGAAAATATACTTTCGGCTGTGCGCCGTTTACAGGATGTCGGCGCTTTAGATGAGACGCAAGATTTGACAGCGCTGGGTCATCACTTATCGGCGCTGCCGGTTGATGTGCGCATCGGCAAACTCATGTTATATGGCGCCATCTTCCAGTGTTTGGATAGCGTGCTCACCATAGCGGCGTGTTTGAGTCACAAATCGCCCTTTGTGAGTCCTTTTAATAAACGTGCCGAGGCAGAGAAGCGCAAACGTGAAtttgctatatgcaatagtgacCACTTGACAATGTTGTTAGCATACAAG AAATGGTTGGAAGTGTCGCGTCGTAATTTCTACGCCAGCCGCAATTACGCAGATGAGCATTTTCTCTCACTGAAAACACTGGAAACTATTTCCGAGGTGAAATATCAGTTCTTGGAATTGCTGGTCTCAATTGGTTTTGTGCCCATCAACATACCGCGCAAGCGCAAAAACGCCAGCGATAATATACTCGACTTAACAg GTGCCGACTTGAACGTGAATGGTGACAATAATCGTCTGCTCATATCGCTGCTTTACGCCGCGCTTTATCCCAACATTGTTAAGGTGCTTACACCCGAACGTAGCTACATCTCGACTGTCGGTGGTGCAATGGCCAAAATGCATACGGCCAAAGATTTGCGCTTCAAAACACGCCAAGACGGCTTCGTTGCCATACATCCATCATCGGTGAACGCAATTGTGGGCAGCTTTCAATCGCCGTTCCTCATCTATCAGGAAAAAGTGAAAACCTCGCGTATATTCATACGTGAGTGCTCCATGCTGCCTCTGGTGCCGTTGGTATTGTTCGCTGGTAGTGATTTTAAAATCGAATTGCATGGCGGCGATTTTGTATTTCTGCTAGAAGAGGATTGGATTATACTTAAGGCGCATACGCATGAAACGGCAGAGATGATACAGTGTTTGCGTTTGGAATTGTTAAAATTGTTGGAGGAAAAGATCAGCGATCCGTGTTTGAATTTGCTAAATCATGAAAATGGTCTGAAGATCATTAAAACAATTGTGCAtcttataacaaataataattaa